CCGGTCTGCGTTTCGCCGCCGCGGGCGGGGTCGTCTTCACCCACAGCGCGCTGATGATCAACCCTCATCTCGCCCGGACCCTCGGGCCCGAAGTGTGGGTGGGGGCGAGTTCGGTTTCGCTCTTCTTCATTCTGAGCGGCTATGTGCTGACGCATTCCGCCCGCCCGACCGACACCGCGCGGGCCTTCTGGCGGCGGCGTGCCGCCAAGATCCTGCCGAATCACGTCCTGACCTGGTGTGTGGTCATGGCCGCGCTCGCCTGTGCCGGAGCGGCCGCCGCCACGCACGCTTCCGAATGGCCGGCGAACCTCTCCAGCCTCTTCCTGGTGAACACCTGGGTGCCCAGTCAGCGTTTCGTCTCCGCGGGCAATCCGGTTTCCTGGTCGCTGGCCGCCGAGATGTTCTTCTATCTCCTCTTCCCCCTCCTCCTGCCGCGTGTCGAACGGCTGTCACGCCGTGGGCTGTTGATCGGCGCGGGCACGGCTGTGGTCATTGTCTGGACGTGCCCGGTGCTCTACGAATTCGTCCTCAACCCCGGCGGCCCGTCGTTCCCCGGATACTGGTCCTTGTACATGTTGCCGATCGCGCGACTGCCGGAATTC
This portion of the Streptomyces caniferus genome encodes:
- a CDS encoding acyltransferase family protein, with translation MHDLPSPSSRPTATAGRVVGRIGTEEPSAKDGTRPGRPRRLPSLTGLRFAAAGGVVFTHSALMINPHLARTLGPEVWVGASSVSLFFILSGYVLTHSARPTDTARAFWRRRAAKILPNHVLTWCVVMAALACAGAAAATHASEWPANLSSLFLVNTWVPSQRFVSAGNPVSWSLAAEMFFYLLFPLLLPRVERLSRRGLLIGAGTAVVIVWTCPVLYEFVLNPGGPSFPGYWSLYMLPIARLPEFVLGMLLARISSSGMRIPRIPVLPAALGVISTIVVNSTFLPHSFLYAASTVVPLAMLVYATAELDLRGRASLLRAPALVYLGEISYAMYLVHFLVLGLMYLSLTGLGWSNLSVVLAALPVVLLSSWLLYAGVERPCVRRFSVSRRARPRTATPS